Proteins encoded together in one Miscanthus floridulus cultivar M001 chromosome 16, ASM1932011v1, whole genome shotgun sequence window:
- the LOC136513840 gene encoding regulator of nonsense transcripts UPF3-like isoform X2 — protein MKDPAHRTKVVLRRLPPAIAQQAVLDQVDARFAGRYDWACFRLGNASQKNHRYSRLYLNFKHPEDVVEFAEVFSGHVFVNEKGAQFKAFVEYAPSQQVPKSNIKKDGHEGTFMKDPEYLEFLEIISKPTEHLPSAEIQLERKEAERAAAGKEAPVVTPLMMYVRQQRAAKNMAQRPRSRLSRKVAGVVTSSSSPKRSSEKRRSSTAAHGYWIRYIGWQHVRGKPSDSQG, from the exons ATGAAGGACCCAGCGCACCGCACGAAGGTGGTGCTCCGGCGGCTGCCACCGGCGATCGCGCAGCAGGCCGTCCTGGACCAGGTCGACGCGCGCTTCGCTGGGCGGTACGACTGGGCGTGCTTCCGCCTGGGCAATGCCAG CCAAAAGAATCATAGGTATTCTCGACTTTACCTTAATTTCAAGCACCCAGAGGACGTTGTTGAGTTTGCTGAGGTCTTCAGTGGGCACGTATTTGTGAATGAAAAGG GTGCTCAATTTAAAGCTTTCGTGGAATATGCACCATCACAACAGGTTCCCAAGTCAAATATCAAGAAGGATGGCCATGAAGGAACTTTTATGAAAG ATCCAGAGTACTTGGAGTTTCTTGAGATTATTTCAAAGCCTACTGAGCATCTGCCTAGTGCTGAAATTCAGCTTGAAAGGAAAGAAGCTGAAAGGGCAG CTGCTGGAAAGGAGGCACCTGTTGTGACACCTCTTATGATGTATGTCCGCCAGCAAAGGGCAGCTAAGAATATGGCTCAG AGACCTAGAAGTAGACTTAGCAGAAAAGTTGCAGGTGTCGTAACTAGCAGTTCCAGTCCTAAAAGGTCTTCTGAGAAGCGCAGATCCTCCACG GCAGCACACGGATATTGGATCCGGTACATTG GATGGCAACATGTCAGAGGAAAGCCATCAGATTCACAAGGATGA
- the LOC136513840 gene encoding regulator of nonsense transcripts UPF3-like isoform X1, whose product MKDPAHRTKVVLRRLPPAIAQQAVLDQVDARFAGRYDWACFRLGNASQKNHRYSRLYLNFKHPEDVVEFAEVFSGHVFVNEKGAQFKAFVEYAPSQQVPKSNIKKDGHEGTFMKDPEYLEFLEIISKPTEHLPSAEIQLERKEAERAAAGKEAPVVTPLMMYVRQQRAAKNMAQRPRSRLSRKVAGVVTSSSSPKRSSEKRRSSTVACFIWSFLIFSDKTFYSQFIICLT is encoded by the exons ATGAAGGACCCAGCGCACCGCACGAAGGTGGTGCTCCGGCGGCTGCCACCGGCGATCGCGCAGCAGGCCGTCCTGGACCAGGTCGACGCGCGCTTCGCTGGGCGGTACGACTGGGCGTGCTTCCGCCTGGGCAATGCCAG CCAAAAGAATCATAGGTATTCTCGACTTTACCTTAATTTCAAGCACCCAGAGGACGTTGTTGAGTTTGCTGAGGTCTTCAGTGGGCACGTATTTGTGAATGAAAAGG GTGCTCAATTTAAAGCTTTCGTGGAATATGCACCATCACAACAGGTTCCCAAGTCAAATATCAAGAAGGATGGCCATGAAGGAACTTTTATGAAAG ATCCAGAGTACTTGGAGTTTCTTGAGATTATTTCAAAGCCTACTGAGCATCTGCCTAGTGCTGAAATTCAGCTTGAAAGGAAAGAAGCTGAAAGGGCAG CTGCTGGAAAGGAGGCACCTGTTGTGACACCTCTTATGATGTATGTCCGCCAGCAAAGGGCAGCTAAGAATATGGCTCAG AGACCTAGAAGTAGACTTAGCAGAAAAGTTGCAGGTGTCGTAACTAGCAGTTCCAGTCCTAAAAGGTCTTCTGAGAAGCGCAGATCCTCCACGGTAGCATGCTTTATTTGGAGCTTTCTGATTTTTTCTGATAAAACTTTCTATTCTCAGTTTATAATTTGTTTGACATAA